From Ascochyta rabiei chromosome 12, complete sequence, the proteins below share one genomic window:
- a CDS encoding Glutathione-disulfide reductase, which produces MRRTIVCTLRAHTPSLSHSTPPSTSFLPRTHFQATAKVTLASARLSKLSSHFSTSTPTMAPVNNTEEADYLVLGIGSGGIASARRAAKHGAKVVAVESSRYGGTCVNVGCVPKKVTWNAAAIAETFKDAKAYGFQVKEQPEFDWPYFKNKRDNYVKRLNGIYEKNLDKDEIKHIRGRAKFVAKNEVEIALANGGTQRVKAKHILIATGGRPKKPDIPGKELTIDSDGFFDLEQQPKSIATSGAGYIGVEMTGMLHALGTKTHFFIRGDKLLRTFDPMIQDAVTKEYERQGINLYKGTSITKVEDIGNGMKRVTYQESESKKESTVEVETVLFATGREPEIEDLHIKDFNIKLNDKNHIVTDDFQNTSLDNIYAIGDVCDRGYELTPVAIAAGRRLSDRLFGGKKDAHLVYENVPSVVFAHPEIGSVGLTEPEAREKYGDEVKVYKTEFTAMYFAMMEPEEKQPTAYKIVCVGEEEKVVGLHILGQGSSEILQGFGVAIKMGATKQDFDNCVAIHPVSAEELVTMT; this is translated from the coding sequence ATGCGTAGAACAATCGTCTGTACGCTGCGAGCTCATACACCGAGTCTCTCTCACAGTACCCCTCCTTCCACGAGCTTCCTCCCACGGACCCACTTCCAAGCTACCGCCAAAGTCACACTGGCTTCTGCGCGTCTGTCAAAACTCTCGTCCCACTTCTCCACCTCAACACCCACCATGGCTCCTGTCAACAACACCGAAGAAGCCGACTACCTTGTCCTCGGCATCGGTAGCGGGGGTATTGCTTCTGCACGACGAGCTGCCAAGCACGGCGCAAAGGTTGTCGCCGTCGAATCGAGCCGCTACGGCGGTACCTGCGTTAATGTCGGCTGTGTTCCCAAGAAGGTTACATGGAACGCTGCTGCGATTGCAGAGACATTCAAAGACGCGAAGGCATACGGTTTCCAGGTCAAGGAGCAGCCAGAGTTCGACTGGCCCTACTTTAAGAACAAGCGCGACAACTACGTCAAGCGACTGAACGGCATCTACGAGAAGAACCTCGACAAGGACGAGATCAAGCACATCCGGGGGCGAGCGAAGTTCGTCGCCAAGAACGAGGTTGAGATTGCGCTAGCGAACGGAGGCACCCAGCGTGTCAAGGCGAAGCACATCCTCATCGCGACCGGCGGCCGACCAAAGAAGCCTGACATTCCCGGCAAGGAGCTCACAATCGACAGCGATGGCTTCTTCGACCTTGAGCAGCAGCCGAAGAGCATCGCAACAAGCGGCGCTGGATACATTGGAGTCGAGATGACGGGTATGCTGCACGCATTGGGCACCAAGACACACTTCTTCATCCGCGGCGACAAGCTTCTGCGAACATTCGACCCAATGATCCAGGACGCTGTCACAAAGGAGTATGAGCGCCAGGGCATCAACCTGTACAAGGGCACGTCGATCACCAAGGTGGAGGATATCGGCAACGGCATGAAGCGCGTAACCTACCAGGAGTCCGAGTCTAAGAAGGAGTCCACCGTCGAGGTCGAGACTGTTCTATTCGCAACCGGCCGCGAACCTGAGATCGAGGACCTGCATATCAAGGACTTCAACATCAAGCTCAATGACAAGAACCACATCGTAACCGACGATTTCCAGAACACTTCTCTCGACAACATTTACGCCATCGGCGACGTCTGCGATCGCGGCTACGAGCTGACTCCCGTCGCCATTGCGGCCGGTCGCCGTCTCTCAGACCGCCTCTTCGGCGGCAAGAAGGACGCGCATCTCGTCTACGAGAATGTCCCAAGTGTTGTCTTCGCACACCCTGAGATTGGCTCCGTTGGTTTGACAGAGCCCGAGGCGCGCGAGAAGTACGGTGATGAGGTCAAAGTATACAAGACCGAGTTCACAGCCATGTACTTTGCGATGATGGAGCCCGAGGAGAAGCAGCCCACAGCCTACAAGATCGTCTGCGTTggcgaggaggagaaggtTGTTGGCCTGCACATTCTTGGCC